From a region of the Oryzias melastigma strain HK-1 linkage group LG4, ASM292280v2, whole genome shotgun sequence genome:
- the LOC112150896 gene encoding serine/arginine-rich splicing factor 11 encodes MSSTTHVIQVTNVSPSTTSEQMRTLFGFLGTIEELKLFPPDDSPLPVTSRVCFVKFHEPESVGVSQHLTNTVFVDRALIVVPFAEGVIPDESKAMSLLAPANAVAGMMPGGGLLPTPNPLASIGATPFGGLGAPTLDPMAAMGIPGPGMNPQAISADLLKLMQSMDPKLNPLAAGLNLNLGLKADSSNKEIEEAMKRVREAQSLISAAIEPGSKKDDKRKHSRSRSRSRRRRSRSRSKHRRSRSRSRRRSHSRSRRRSKSPRRRRTHSRDRGHRTRSRDRRKEEKSKKRSKTPPKSYSSARRSRSINRRHRRSRSTSRSPKKKVSKSPSPRRHKKEKKKDKDREKDRDRDRDRREDRDRVRDERERSTSKKKKSKDKERDRDRDRKSESDKGDVKVTRDYDEEEQGYDSEKGEEPEDEERKSDSDSPSSAKAMDIDEAQAPKKSKLNGDDHHQDDMEMSD; translated from the exons ATGAGTTCCACCACACACGTCATTCAGGTGACCAACGTTTCACCGAGCACAACTTCAGAACAAATGAGAACCTTGTTTGGATTTCTCGGAACCATAGAGGAACTTAAATTGTTTCCACCTGA tgattctCCCTTGCCTGTGACTTCACGTGTCTGTTTTGTAAAATTCCATGAGCCCGAGTCAGTGGGAGTCTCCCAACACCTTACAAACACCGTCTTCGTGGACAGAGCTTTGATTGTGGTCCCTTTTGCTGAAG GAGTCATTCCTGATGAATCTAAAGCTATGTCGCTGCTGGCTCCAGCCAATGCTGTGGCAGGAATGATGCCTGGAGGCGGTCTTCTTCCAACGCCCAATCCTCTAGCGTCG ATTGGAGCAACACCGTTTGGAGGTCTTGGAGCTCCGACCCTTGATCCAATGGCTGCCATGGGAATTCCAGGACCTGGCATGAACCCCCAG gCGATTTCTGCGGATTTGCTGAAGCTCATGCAGTCCATGGATCCCAA ATTGAACCCATTGGCAGCTGGATTAAACTTGAATCTAGGCCTGAAGGCAGATTCCTCCAACAAGGAAATTGAAGAGGCAATGAAGAGAGTTAGAGAAGCCCAGTCTCTCATTTCGGCTGCCATCGAACCAGGAA GTAAGAAAGACGACAAGCGCAAACATTCCCGATCCCGCTCCCGGTCAAGACGCAGGCGGTCCAGGTCTCGCTCAAAGCACAG GCGTTCGAGGAGCAGGTCTCGACGTAGGTCTCATtcaaggagcaggaggaggtctAAGAgcccgaggaggaggaggacccaCTCCCGGGATAGAGGCCATCGCACTAGATCCAG AGACAGGAGAAAGGAGGAAAAGTCTAAGAAAAGATCAAAGACGCCTCCGAAAAGCTACAGCAGTGCCAGGAGGTCCCGGAGCATCAACCG gaggCACAGGCGAAGTCGCAGCACCTCTCGGTCTCCAAAAAAGAAGGTGTCCAAGTCTCCGTCCCCCAGACG CCAtaagaaggagaaaaagaaggacAAGGACCGCGAGAAAGACCGCGACAGAGACAGAGACAGGAGGGAGGACCGGGACCGGGTCAGAGACGAACGAGAACGCTCAACcagcaagaagaagaagagcaaaGACAAGGAGCGAGATCGGGATCGGGATCGCAAGTCTGAGAGTGACAAAGGAGATGTGAAG GTGACCCGGGACTATGACGAGGAGGAGCAAGGTTATGACAGTGAGAAAGGAGAGGAACCTGAGGATGAGGAGAGAAAGAGCGACTCTGATTCGCCCTCCTCCGCCAAAGCCATGGACATAGATGAGGCTCAAGCtcctaaaaaatctaaactcaACGGAGATGATCACCACCAGGATGACATGGAGATGAGTGACTAA